In Proteus vulgaris, one DNA window encodes the following:
- a CDS encoding VanW family protein — MRKTLSSYHPILYTLRVAQRRLFRSLSWRFSGRKYSRDVQPEQRLLYRYLKHTSKLISRRGESDIQLQYNKITNLKLVEKALDGVIIHPGEYFSFCSLVGKPSYKRGFIDGMQLSYGEARKGVGGGICQASNLIHWLALHSELKVIEKANHSFDPFPDEGRVLPFGSGAAIFYNYVDLVLYNPTPYDYQIKLHVAEHQLEGELLCNKAREYRYHIYEKSSAFIKKGEHVYRCNEIWRDIYTKNNVGAFPKLLKSELLYKNSVVIKYDIPDEQLD, encoded by the coding sequence ATGCGTAAAACACTCTCATCCTATCACCCTATTCTTTATACTTTGAGAGTGGCGCAACGTCGTTTGTTTCGTTCGTTAAGCTGGCGATTTTCAGGCCGAAAATACAGTAGAGATGTTCAACCAGAACAACGACTTTTATACCGTTATCTAAAACACACATCTAAATTAATTAGTCGCCGTGGCGAAAGTGATATTCAATTACAATACAATAAAATTACAAATCTTAAATTAGTTGAAAAAGCACTTGATGGCGTCATTATCCATCCTGGTGAGTATTTCTCTTTTTGCTCTCTAGTTGGAAAACCTAGTTATAAACGAGGCTTTATTGATGGCATGCAACTTTCTTACGGTGAGGCTAGAAAAGGTGTCGGTGGCGGAATTTGTCAGGCAAGTAATTTAATTCATTGGCTAGCACTACATTCTGAGCTAAAAGTGATTGAAAAAGCTAATCATAGTTTTGATCCTTTTCCTGATGAGGGAAGAGTTCTTCCTTTTGGATCTGGCGCTGCTATTTTCTATAATTATGTGGATTTAGTTTTATATAATCCAACACCTTATGATTATCAAATTAAATTACATGTAGCAGAGCATCAACTAGAAGGAGAATTGCTCTGTAACAAAGCGAGGGAGTATCGCTATCATATCTACGAAAAATCCTCTGCTTTTATTAAAAAAGGAGAGCATGTGTATCGTTGCAATGAAATTTGGCGAGATATTTATACTAAGAATAATGTAGGCGCTTTCCCTAAATTACTGAAATCTGAATTACTTTATAAAAATAGTGTTGTCATAAAATATGATATTCCAGATGAACAATTGGATTAA
- a CDS encoding LysR family transcriptional regulator — protein sequence MNLSQLDAFLLLANGFNVTETAERLFCTQPSVSIKIRKLEEELQTTLFERINNRLYLTPQGKVYQQYATQIINLVKSSSEHMRQFDDPSKGEIKFGASHFVGVYLLPQIMAQFRELYPDVKLSMDISSSTQLIHKLDTQELEFLIMSDHIYLDPTEYHLDTFLIDPLVLICSPKHWLAKKKHCRFSDIASEVFLIKPEHSATRDFLLDRIKENNKEIKNVMEINSLEGIKQGVIHGLGISVLSRLSILQELKSGLLCEVSFDDIQFSRGIRYFHHKEKYISPATKNFLSVLQSQAQILTKDINK from the coding sequence ATGAACTTAAGCCAATTAGATGCCTTTCTATTACTTGCTAACGGTTTTAATGTGACTGAAACTGCGGAGCGTCTATTTTGCACTCAGCCCAGTGTCAGTATAAAAATTCGAAAATTGGAAGAAGAGTTACAAACAACATTGTTTGAAAGGATCAACAATCGGCTTTATTTAACGCCTCAAGGTAAGGTATATCAACAATATGCAACTCAGATTATTAATTTAGTAAAATCCTCTTCTGAACATATGCGACAATTTGATGATCCCTCTAAAGGCGAAATTAAGTTTGGCGCTAGTCATTTTGTTGGTGTTTACCTGTTGCCACAAATTATGGCTCAATTTAGAGAACTGTATCCTGACGTAAAACTCAGCATGGATATTTCAAGTTCAACACAACTTATCCATAAACTTGATACCCAAGAATTAGAGTTTTTAATCATGTCAGATCATATCTATTTAGATCCGACTGAATATCACCTTGATACGTTTCTTATCGATCCTCTCGTGCTGATTTGTTCTCCAAAACATTGGTTAGCCAAAAAGAAACATTGCAGATTTTCTGATATTGCATCTGAAGTTTTTCTGATCAAGCCAGAGCACTCTGCCACTCGTGATTTTTTATTAGACAGGATCAAAGAAAATAATAAAGAGATCAAAAATGTAATGGAAATAAATAGTTTAGAGGGGATCAAGCAAGGTGTTATTCATGGATTAGGAATTTCCGTTTTATCTCGCTTATCTATTTTACAAGAATTAAAATCAGGCCTTTTATGTGAAGTTTCTTTTGATGATATTCAATTTAGTCGGGGCATTCGTTATTTTCATCATAAAGAAAAGTATATCTCTCCTGCTACTAAGAACTTCTTATCAGTCTTACAATCTCAAGCTCAGATTTTAACTAAAGATATCAATAAGTAA